The sequence GCGGCGGGGCCGAGGTCGTGTCGACCGGTTTCGGCTTAGCCTCCGGCGTTATCGGCTTGTCGGTATCGACGCTGTTCTCGCCAACCTTCTGCGAAGCCGGCACGATATCCGGACGCTGCGTCGGCAGCGGCGCCGGCTTCTCATGCATCACGGCCTTCTTGTCGCCCTGCAGCGTCTGCGCAATGGCTTCCATCGGCACGATGTCGACCGCGACGGACTCGACATCGGCGGACGGAAGCGCGGCCGGCGCCGACAGGGTGAACAGGCCGAAGGCCAGCACCGCCGTATGCAGTATCACCGATGTGGTGAGGCCGGTCTTCATCTCGCGTCTATTGATCCTGTTCCTGCAGCGAAACCAGGCCGATGTTCTTGTAGCCAGCGGCCGAAATGCGGGCCATCACCTTCATCGCCGTGCCGTAGTCGGTGGACTTGTCACCACGGATGAAGATGCGCTCCTCGTAGCCGGTCTTCGAGATCGCCTGCAGCTTGGCCACCAGCTCCTCGATCGGGATCTCGGTTTCCTGCAGGAAGATCTTGCCCGTGGCATCGATCGAGACGGTGATCGGCTGCGTGTCGGCGTTCATCGCCTTGGCCTGCGTGTCCGGCAGGTCGATCGGCACGCCGACCGTCAACATCGGTGCCGCGACCATGAAGATGATCAGCAGCACCAGCATCACGTCGACCATCGGCGTGACGTTGATTTCGGACATCAGCGCATGGTGACGGCCGCGCCGCCTGTGGCCGCGCCCGCCGCGTCCCACCATGCCTACGGACATACCCATCAGCTACTCCTCAGGCCTTCGGCGCGACTTTTTCATCGATTTGGCGCGAGAGTATGGCGGAGAACTCGTCGGAGAACCCTTCCATGCGCACAGCGATCTTGCTCGCATCCGATGACAGCTTGTTGTAGGCGATGACCGCCGGGATGGCGGCGAGCAGGCCGATGGCCGTCGCCAGCAACGCCTCGGCGATACCGGGCGCAACCACCGCGAGACTGGTGTTCTTGGAGCCGGCAATGGCCTGGAACGAGGTCATGATACCGATGACCGTGCCGAACAGGCCGATGAAGGGGGCCGCCGAACCGGTGGTGGCGAGGAAACCGAGACGCCCCTCCAGCTTCTCCATCTCGCGGGTCAGCGCCAGGTCCATCGCCTTGTCGATGCGGGTCTGCAGCCCGAGCGGCGTCTTGGCGCCCTTCTCAAAACTCTTCTTCCACTCACGCATGGCGGCGACGAAAATGGCGCCCATGCCTGAGGTTTTGCGGTCGGCGAGCGTGCGGTAGAGCTCTTCCAGCGACTGTCCGGACCAGAAGACCTGCTCGAAGCGGTTCAGCGCCAGCCGCATGCGGCCATAGGCGACCAGCTTGTCGATGATGATCGCCCAGGTCCACACCGAGGCGCAGAGCAGCCCGATCATGACCAGCTTGACCACCCAGCTGGCCTGCATGAACAGCGCCCAAATCGACAATTGCGCGCCCGGTTCGGCGAGTGCGATATTTTCCATCGTTACGTCCTTAAGATTTTCCGGGCGAAGCTGGCGGCTGGCCCCTGGCATCCCTTGTGGTCGGTTCGCACGAAGCTACCGGACGCCCCAAACCGTGCCGTTAGCGGCCTTTTCGGGGCAAATATTGGTGAAAGGAAGGCGCTGGATGGCGTCAATCTTCACCAATCTCTTCATGAACCGTTATGGTTAAGGATGAGTTAGTAAATAAGGCGCGGCGCATTGCCGCGCCTGGTAGCGGGACCGACGCGCTTCCGCAGGCCAGGAATCCGTCTCGTCCACGTGGTGAGGGTAGTCCTGCCCGCCATAGAGGCCACGCAGGATGAGCACCTGCTCTGCGTCGACCCGGAACAGGATCGACGCACGACGTTCAAAGCCAACGACGCGGACTCCGGGGCCGACGGCGTCGCGAACGGAGCCGCGTTCCGGGAACGTCGATAGCGCCATGCACGCCGCCTCGATGCGGTCGATATAGGTGCCGGCACGCGCGGCACCGCTTTCCTGTTCGATGTAATTGTAGGTGGCAAAGAGGTCGGACCGCGCCGAAGGTCTGAAAACGACCTTATGTGTCACGCTTGGCGACCTTCATGCGGTCTGCATGGTGCTCTCGCAATGCCTTGAACACGTCCTCGGCCGGGATATCCGGGCGCGGATCGTCTAGAGCTTCCTGCACCTTGGCTCGCATGATGGCGGTGATGACCTGCTCCTCGCGGTCAAGAGCGCGAAGCGCGGCACGCATGACTTCGCTCGCGGAATCATATGCTCCGGACGCCAGGCGGGCATCCAGGCTGCTTTGCTGGCGTCCAAGCGTCACGCTTATGGGTTTGCTGGTTCTCATGGCGATGTCTTCCTTGTCCTACCCCCTATAGCACAATGTATGACACTGTCATACTATTCCCGGATGCGCGCAAGCTCCGCTGTCGGGCAAATCCGTTCAATCAGCCGAAGCACCAGACTTGGGCATGAATGCCGCGACCCATTCCCTGGGAAAACGCCTCGGCCGGCCATTCTCGCCGATGATCGCCGCCTCGACCTTGGCCTCGACCAACACCTCGTCGCCGCGCTTGAGCTGCTGGGCCATGAAAATGCGCGCGCCGGAAATGCTGTCGGTGCGGGTGTCGACGGTCAGGATGTCGTCGATGCGGGCAGGGCTGCGGAAATCGATCTCCATGCGGCGCACCACCCAGACGATCTTCTCGCCGTGCTTGCCGTCGGCGAGTTCCGTGTGGTGTACGCCGGTGAGCCTGAGATAATCGGAGCGGCCGCGCTCGAGGAATTCGAGATAGCGCGCGTGGTAGACGACGCCGGAGAAATCGGTGTCGGCATAATAGACCCGCGCCATCAGCCGGTGCCCGAACGCCGTCAGCGCGCCGGAAAGCCCGGCCAGCAACGTCGCCGATTCACCATGATCGTCCATTGCGCTTCCTTTTTCAGTCGCGGCGAGGCACCAGTTCCGCGCTTGACATGACATCGGATGGCACTGTTGACGGCGATGATCAAGAGTTTGATGGCGGCGCTACTTGTGCTGGTGGCTTTGGCGCTACCTAGTCAGGCAGCGACTTTTACAATGAAGCGCGGCCTCAATCTTGACCAATGGGTCACCTGGCCCGGTGAGGATCAGTGGGGCGACGCCAAGGCCATCCTGCCCTATCCGGAATGGCGCAAATTCCTCAAAGACGGTGATCTCAAGGCGCTCAAGGAAGCAGGTTTCGATTTCCTGCGCATGCCTGTCGACCCCTCGCCCTTCCTGTCTGACCAGACCGAGGCCCTGCGCGACGACCTCTATGCCAGCGTGCTGGATTCAGTGCGCATGATCAACCGCGCCGGGCTAAAGGTGATCGTCGACATGCACCTGATCCCGGCCGGCGGCAGCCGCAGGATCGGCATGGCCGAGGTGATGGACGATCCGCGGACCTTCGACCGCTACGTCGACATGGTGCGCAAGATGGCCCGCACCCTGGCCGGCGAGGACCCCAAACAAGTCGCGTTCGAACTGATGAACGAACCGATCGTCGATTGCGACAGCGACGGCACCAGCCTGTGGCCGGACCGCCAGCGCAAATTGTTCGCCGCGGCGCGATCGTCGGCGACGAAGCTGACGCTGGTGCTGACCGGCGCCTGCTACTCCGCCGCCTCGTCCCTGCAGAAGATCGACCCGAAGGCGATCCCCGACGACAACGTTATCTGGACCTTTCACTCCTACGATCCATTCCTGCTGACCCACCAGGGCGCGACCTGGGCCGGCGATTTTATCCCCTACGTGACCGGGCTGCCCTACCCGCTGACATCAGTGCCGAAGGCGCAGCTCGACGTGACACTCGACACCATCCGCGCCCGGATCAAGGCCGAGGCGCCGTGGACGCGGCAGAGTGGCCTGCTGGCCTATCTCGACGAGCAGGTCGCCAGCATGGATAGTCCCGACAAGCTGCTTGGCCTGATGGACGCGCCGTTCAACAGGGTCGAGGCATGGGCGAAGACCAACGGCATCAAGCCGGAAAACATCACATTGGGCGAGTTCGGCATGATCCGCCAGGAATACGGCAATGCCTATGTGATGCCGGCCGAATACCGCGCCGCCTACGTCAAGGACATGATCGCGCGCGCCGAGGCGCATGGTTTCTCATGGTCGGTATGGAGCTATGGCGGCGCCTTCGGCATCGTCGATGCCTTCAATGGCGACAAGGCCGAGCCGGATGTGATGGACGTGATCCGCTCGCTTCACTGAGAGCTACTTTCAGATCAGCCGAGGTCGATCTGCAGGATCTCCGGCCGCACGCCGAAACGCACCGGCATGATGCTGAAGCCGAGCCCGCCCGAGACGATCAGGTTCCGGTCATTCTCGACGACATGGCCATAGGCAAAGCGATTGCCGAAACGCGACGGCACGACAGGCGAGTAGCCGAACAGCCGCACCTGCCCGCCATGGGTGTGGCCCGACAGGGTCAGCGAAACCCGCCACGGCACGGTCGGAAAAATGTCGGGCTCATGGGCAAGCAGGATGATCGGTGCGGTATCGCTAACCTTGGCCAGCGTGCCGTCGAGATCGTCGAACCCCTTGCAGTCGTCGCCCCTCCTGGCCGGCAGCAGCGCCAGCTGGTCGGCCAGGCCGGCGATCCAGACGCCATGGCCATCCTTCTCCAGGCGCACGACATCGTTCTCCAGCACCGGGATACCGACCTTCTCGAGCGCCTTGCGCGCGATGGTCGGGCCGGTCCCGGCGCGCTGCGCGAAGCCGTCGCTCCACCAATCATGATTGCCGAGGATCGACAGCACGCCGAGCGGCGCCTTGAGGCCCGACAGGGCGGAGGCCCATTGCGATGGCGTCACCGGCCCCGTCACCAGGGGCATGCCCGCAATATAGTCACCCAACAGCACGATCAGGTCCGGCTGTAGCGCATTCGCGTCTTCGCAGAGCGAGGCAATATGCTCCTGCGTCATCCAAGGCCGGCAGGCATGGATATCGGCGAGCGCGACAACCCTCAGCTTCAGGCCATCAGGCCAATGCGGCGGCGTCAGCGCATAGCGCTTCACATGCGTCAGCAGCATCGGCTCGATGCCGACCGCATAGGCGCCGAGCGCGGCGGCCGTCAGGAATGACCCGCCGATGAAGCGCAGGAACCCGCGTCTGGTTATCATTCTTTGGCCCCGGCACGTGGATCGCGGCGGCATGCCGCGAGACAGCGCCGATAAAATCCAGGATTGCGCCGGCAAATCGGCAAAGACGAGCAGATTTTGCGCAAACCGTTCACGGATGCTTGATCATTGGTCCGGGAACCCCCGCCTGATCGCTTGGCGGCTATTCTTCCTGGAACAGGTTGATCTGCTGCTGCGCCAAGTCCTTCGGCGCATCGAGGCCGAGATGGCGCCAGGCATTGGCCGTCAGCATGCGTCCGCGCGGCGTGCGCTGGATGAAGCCCTGCTGGATCAGATAGGGTTCGATGATGTCCTCGATGGCGTCGCGCGGCTCGGACAGGCCGGCGGCGATGGTCTCGATGCCGACCGGCCCGCCGCCGAAATTGCGGGCGATCATAGAGAGATAGCGACGGTCGAGCGCGTCGAGGCCGAGCGCGTCGACCTCGAGCCGGGTCAGCGCCTCGTCGGCGATGAGACGGTCGACATGGCCGTCGCCAGCGACCGAGGCGAAATCGCGCACGCGGCGCAACAGCCGGCCGGCGATGCGCGGCGTGCCGCGCGCACGCCGCGCGATCTCCAGCGCGCCGTCGTCGCCGAGCGGCATTTGCAGGATGCGGGCACCACGCCGCACGATCTGTTCCAGTTCCTCGACCGTGTAGAAATTGAGCCGCACCGGAATGCCGAACCGGTCGCGCAGCGGATTGGTCAGCAGGCCAAGCCGCGTGGTGGCGGCGACGAGCGTGAAGCGGGCAAGGTCGATCTTGACCGAGCGCGCCGCTGGTCCCTCGCCGAT is a genomic window of Mesorhizobium huakuii containing:
- the tolR gene encoding protein TolR, with the protein product MGMSVGMVGRGGRGHRRRGRHHALMSEINVTPMVDVMLVLLIIFMVAAPMLTVGVPIDLPDTQAKAMNADTQPITVSIDATGKIFLQETEIPIEELVAKLQAISKTGYEERIFIRGDKSTDYGTAMKVMARISAAGYKNIGLVSLQEQDQ
- the tolQ gene encoding protein TolQ, which translates into the protein MENIALAEPGAQLSIWALFMQASWVVKLVMIGLLCASVWTWAIIIDKLVAYGRMRLALNRFEQVFWSGQSLEELYRTLADRKTSGMGAIFVAAMREWKKSFEKGAKTPLGLQTRIDKAMDLALTREMEKLEGRLGFLATTGSAAPFIGLFGTVIGIMTSFQAIAGSKNTSLAVVAPGIAEALLATAIGLLAAIPAVIAYNKLSSDASKIAVRMEGFSDEFSAILSRQIDEKVAPKA
- a CDS encoding type II toxin-antitoxin system RelE/ParE family toxin — encoded protein: MTHKVVFRPSARSDLFATYNYIEQESGAARAGTYIDRIEAACMALSTFPERGSVRDAVGPGVRVVGFERRASILFRVDAEQVLILRGLYGGQDYPHHVDETDSWPAEARRSRYQARQCAAPYLLTHP
- a CDS encoding type II toxin-antitoxin system ParD family antitoxin produces the protein MRTSKPISVTLGRQQSSLDARLASGAYDSASEVMRAALRALDREEQVITAIMRAKVQEALDDPRPDIPAEDVFKALREHHADRMKVAKRDT
- the ybgC gene encoding tol-pal system-associated acyl-CoA thioesterase, producing the protein MDDHGESATLLAGLSGALTAFGHRLMARVYYADTDFSGVVYHARYLEFLERGRSDYLRLTGVHHTELADGKHGEKIVWVVRRMEIDFRSPARIDDILTVDTRTDSISGARIFMAQQLKRGDEVLVEAKVEAAIIGENGRPRRFPREWVAAFMPKSGASAD
- a CDS encoding glycoside hydrolase family 5 protein, translating into MALLTAMIKSLMAALLVLVALALPSQAATFTMKRGLNLDQWVTWPGEDQWGDAKAILPYPEWRKFLKDGDLKALKEAGFDFLRMPVDPSPFLSDQTEALRDDLYASVLDSVRMINRAGLKVIVDMHLIPAGGSRRIGMAEVMDDPRTFDRYVDMVRKMARTLAGEDPKQVAFELMNEPIVDCDSDGTSLWPDRQRKLFAAARSSATKLTLVLTGACYSAASSLQKIDPKAIPDDNVIWTFHSYDPFLLTHQGATWAGDFIPYVTGLPYPLTSVPKAQLDVTLDTIRARIKAEAPWTRQSGLLAYLDEQVASMDSPDKLLGLMDAPFNRVEAWAKTNGIKPENITLGEFGMIRQEYGNAYVMPAEYRAAYVKDMIARAEAHGFSWSVWSYGGAFGIVDAFNGDKAEPDVMDVIRSLH
- a CDS encoding metallophosphoesterase codes for the protein MITRRGFLRFIGGSFLTAAALGAYAVGIEPMLLTHVKRYALTPPHWPDGLKLRVVALADIHACRPWMTQEHIASLCEDANALQPDLIVLLGDYIAGMPLVTGPVTPSQWASALSGLKAPLGVLSILGNHDWWSDGFAQRAGTGPTIARKALEKVGIPVLENDVVRLEKDGHGVWIAGLADQLALLPARRGDDCKGFDDLDGTLAKVSDTAPIILLAHEPDIFPTVPWRVSLTLSGHTHGGQVRLFGYSPVVPSRFGNRFAYGHVVENDRNLIVSGGLGFSIMPVRFGVRPEILQIDLG
- the ruvB gene encoding Holliday junction branch migration DNA helicase RuvB, which gives rise to MSLSPRLIAPEKRSEDAEQTLRPQTLADFVGQAAVRANLKVFIEAAKGRNEALDHVLFVGPPGLGKTTLAQIMARELGVNFRSTSGPVIAKAGDLAALLTNLEEGDVLFIDEIHRLNPAVEEILYPAMEDFQLDLIIGEGPAARSVKIDLARFTLVAATTRLGLLTNPLRDRFGIPVRLNFYTVEELEQIVRRGARILQMPLGDDGALEIARRARGTPRIAGRLLRRVRDFASVAGDGHVDRLIADEALTRLEVDALGLDALDRRYLSMIARNFGGGPVGIETIAAGLSEPRDAIEDIIEPYLIQQGFIQRTPRGRMLTANAWRHLGLDAPKDLAQQQINLFQEE